A stretch of Gymnodinialimonas phycosphaerae DNA encodes these proteins:
- the aroC gene encoding chorismate synthase — MSMNSFGHLFRVTTWGESHGPALGATVDGCPPGVEVDAASIQHWLDRRKPGQNKYTTQRREADEVEILSGVYDGRSTGTPIQLMIRNTDQRSKDYGDIAEKFRPGHADITYWQKYGIRDPRGGGRSSARETAARVAAAGVARLALGALAPQVKISGYMVQMGPHGIDRNRFDLAQIEENPFWVPDAQAASDWADYLDGLRKSGDSVGAVIEVRASGLPAGLGAPIYGKLDTDLAAAMMSINAVKGVEIGDGMAAAALTGSANADEIFMGADGPEYSSNHAGGILGGISTGQDVIVRFAVKPTSSILTPRATITKAGTPAEIITKGRHDPCVGIRAVPVGEAMMACVLLDHILLQRGQIGGTVGETRGKIG; from the coding sequence ATGAGCATGAATTCTTTCGGTCACCTGTTCCGCGTCACCACCTGGGGCGAAAGCCACGGGCCTGCCTTGGGGGCGACGGTTGACGGCTGCCCCCCCGGGGTTGAGGTCGACGCGGCGTCGATCCAGCATTGGCTGGACCGGCGCAAGCCCGGCCAGAACAAGTATACGACCCAGCGGCGTGAAGCCGATGAGGTAGAGATCCTGTCAGGCGTCTACGACGGGCGCAGCACCGGCACGCCGATCCAGCTGATGATCCGCAACACCGATCAACGGTCCAAGGACTATGGCGATATCGCCGAGAAATTCCGCCCTGGCCATGCCGACATCACCTATTGGCAGAAGTACGGGATCCGCGATCCACGCGGCGGCGGGCGGTCATCGGCGCGCGAAACGGCGGCGCGGGTCGCTGCGGCTGGCGTGGCGCGGCTGGCGCTGGGGGCGCTGGCCCCGCAGGTGAAAATCAGCGGCTACATGGTGCAGATGGGGCCGCACGGGATTGACCGGAATCGGTTCGATCTGGCGCAGATCGAAGAGAACCCGTTCTGGGTGCCCGACGCACAGGCGGCGTCCGATTGGGCCGATTACCTCGATGGTTTGCGCAAATCCGGCGACAGCGTCGGCGCGGTGATCGAAGTGCGTGCCAGCGGGCTTCCTGCAGGTCTTGGCGCGCCGATCTATGGCAAGCTGGACACCGATCTGGCCGCCGCGATGATGAGCATAAACGCCGTGAAAGGGGTTGAGATCGGCGACGGCATGGCCGCTGCCGCGCTGACCGGGTCGGCCAATGCCGATGAGATTTTCATGGGCGCGGATGGGCCTGAATATTCCTCCAACCATGCGGGCGGTATCCTTGGGGGGATTTCCACCGGGCAAGACGTTATCGTGCGTTTCGCCGTGAAGCCGACGTCCTCGATCCTGACGCCGCGCGCGACGATCACCAAGGCGGGCACACCGGCCGAGATCATCACCAAAGGCCGCCACGATCCCTGTGTGGGAATCAGGGCGGTGCCGGTGGGTGAAGCGATGATGGCCTGCGTGCTTTTGGACCACATCCTGCTCCAAAGGGGGCAAATCGGTGGCACGGTCGGCGAAACACGGGGCAAAATCGGGTAA